A window of Planctomycetaceae bacterium contains these coding sequences:
- the yidC gene encoding membrane protein insertase YidC — protein sequence MENRRLFTFLLLSSMTLVLWGTFVAPKLAPPPQKAADAAGEDGLAALDAPKGDKDDPVSDAGSQPGITGEPEAGPDVETETSDAAGDVALVEHPETEVLLGSLDAESGYALQVKLTSAGAAIETIQLTSPQFGSLQDETKQATILGNNLTSDKTLTTGVNIVDAQLKKLRQPSLERIHWKLEEKSEDKTGAKAVFSYDAPDGSIRIRKSFRLPKLRMFLDGQPLREAFRRDPTGHILEVAIELINLSGKAQTLAYEMQGPVGVLLENEAHTSKFRDIKIEFLAGSKPVVKSAKETVSDVEAHETQAGRVMSSDELLAEHREKDKWTTPFRYAGVDVQFFAALIAPLDERSEEEQTANKRLDRTFPMLVQRDTVSPQKSDISFRMASTDINLAAEGEAATVVHKYAFFAGPKRRELLDPLPMAASRVLDYGTYFGFVARFMHGVLDTLYGLGLPYFLAIITLTILVRGCMFPISRKQAISAAKMKALQPKLNELKEKFGEDREKLARAQFELWRKHKINPAGGCLPLFFQLPVFVGLYTALNTAIDLRLAKFLWIDNLAAPDSLAKLPFALPFLGNDFNLLPCVTVVLFLVQQKLFMPPAVDEQAEAQQKMMNFFTIMMGAMFWHQPAGLCLYFIASSLWGIAERKMLGTAATSLNDETSNSEEEETDGQKPSVRVAKPDKDSADKNRVPGFMQKFIDMAQEAREQAEKTNKDDSRRKKKRGK from the coding sequence ATGGAAAACCGAAGACTCTTCACCTTCCTGCTCCTCTCTTCGATGACGCTGGTACTTTGGGGAACCTTTGTAGCTCCCAAACTAGCTCCACCACCTCAAAAAGCCGCTGATGCGGCCGGCGAGGACGGTTTGGCAGCACTTGACGCTCCGAAAGGAGATAAGGACGACCCTGTATCTGATGCAGGAAGTCAACCGGGGATCACGGGAGAGCCGGAAGCCGGTCCGGACGTCGAGACCGAAACCTCCGACGCTGCGGGGGATGTAGCTCTGGTTGAGCATCCGGAAACAGAAGTCCTTCTGGGGTCACTGGATGCCGAAAGTGGATATGCCCTTCAGGTAAAGCTGACGTCTGCAGGAGCGGCGATTGAAACCATTCAACTCACATCGCCTCAGTTTGGGAGTCTGCAGGACGAAACCAAACAGGCGACGATCCTTGGAAACAACCTGACCAGCGACAAGACTCTGACGACCGGAGTGAACATTGTTGACGCCCAGCTGAAGAAGCTTCGTCAGCCATCGCTGGAAAGAATCCACTGGAAGCTGGAGGAAAAGTCAGAAGATAAAACCGGCGCAAAGGCGGTTTTTTCCTACGACGCACCGGATGGATCCATTCGGATTCGGAAGTCATTCCGTCTCCCGAAGCTAAGGATGTTTCTTGACGGACAGCCACTCAGAGAGGCATTCCGGAGGGATCCGACAGGGCACATTCTGGAAGTTGCAATCGAACTCATCAATCTCTCTGGCAAAGCTCAGACGCTTGCGTACGAAATGCAGGGCCCCGTCGGAGTGCTACTGGAAAACGAAGCCCATACGAGCAAGTTCCGCGATATCAAGATCGAATTTCTTGCGGGCAGCAAGCCCGTCGTTAAATCGGCAAAAGAAACAGTAAGCGATGTCGAGGCCCACGAGACACAAGCGGGGCGCGTGATGTCCAGTGATGAACTGCTCGCAGAACATCGCGAAAAAGATAAGTGGACCACACCGTTTCGATATGCAGGCGTCGATGTTCAGTTCTTTGCCGCGCTGATCGCACCACTGGATGAACGTTCGGAAGAAGAACAGACGGCAAATAAGCGTCTCGATCGCACGTTCCCGATGCTTGTGCAACGCGATACCGTGAGCCCTCAGAAGAGCGACATCAGCTTCCGAATGGCTTCCACAGATATCAATCTTGCGGCCGAGGGAGAGGCAGCGACAGTCGTTCACAAGTATGCATTCTTTGCGGGGCCCAAGCGTCGAGAACTTCTGGATCCCCTGCCAATGGCTGCATCCCGAGTGCTGGATTACGGGACCTATTTCGGCTTTGTCGCCCGGTTTATGCACGGCGTTCTCGACACCCTGTATGGTCTTGGACTGCCATATTTCCTCGCCATTATCACCCTGACAATTCTGGTCCGCGGCTGCATGTTTCCGATTTCTCGCAAGCAGGCCATCAGCGCAGCCAAGATGAAGGCTCTTCAGCCTAAACTCAACGAGCTAAAAGAGAAGTTTGGCGAAGACCGTGAAAAGCTGGCACGCGCACAATTTGAGCTCTGGCGAAAACACAAAATCAATCCGGCCGGTGGATGCCTTCCGCTTTTCTTTCAGTTGCCGGTCTTCGTTGGACTGTACACCGCGCTGAATACGGCCATCGATTTGCGGTTGGCGAAGTTCCTCTGGATCGACAATCTGGCCGCTCCGGATTCACTGGCGAAGCTTCCTTTCGCGCTGCCGTTTCTTGGCAACGACTTCAACCTGTTGCCGTGTGTGACCGTCGTTCTGTTCCTTGTGCAGCAAAAACTGTTCATGCCGCCTGCGGTCGATGAACAGGCCGAAGCTCAGCAGAAGATGATGAATTTCTTCACTATCATGATGGGAGCCATGTTCTGGCATCAGCCCGCTGGACTTTGTCTTTACTTTATTGCTTCGAGTCTGTGGGGGATTGCCGAACGCAAAATGCTGGGAACTGCAGCAACGAGCCTGAATGACGAGACATCAAACAGCGAAGAAGAAGAGACCGACGGTCAAAAACCGTCAGTGCGTGTTGCGAAACCGGATAAGGATTCGGCGGATAAGAATCGCGTGCCGGGTTTCATGCAGAAATTCATCGACATGGCACAGGAAGCACGCGAACAGGCAGAAAAAACCAATAAGGACGATTCACGCCGGAAAAAGAAGCGCGGGAAGTAG
- a CDS encoding ABC transporter ATP-binding protein — protein MPPSFGERSDLENTNRTRAIMSENIVEFRNVTKTYNVGQPDAFTAIRDITFQIEDLHGHGEFISVLGPSGSGKSTILRLLAGLEPQHPATSGKVLVAGKPVMGPGADRGMVFQDYTSFDNRTVLDNVAFGLECRGVSRSERHAKARDWIARVGLNVDTDAGKYPHELSGGMRQRVAIARTLILHPRIILMDEPFGALDPHNRYQMQDLLVTLWREVEATVFFVTHSIEEAVYLGDRVFILSRSPGTLLHQIAVPAPDRPAAVMQREPEFQEKVFQIRDILEELESPRDKSVASSS, from the coding sequence ATGCCGCCATCATTCGGGGAACGCAGCGACCTGGAGAACACCAACCGAACAAGAGCAATCATGTCGGAAAACATCGTCGAATTCAGAAACGTCACGAAGACATACAATGTAGGACAACCGGATGCCTTTACGGCGATTCGGGATATCACGTTTCAGATTGAAGATCTGCACGGACACGGCGAATTCATTTCTGTGCTGGGGCCCAGTGGATCCGGGAAAAGTACGATCCTGCGGTTGCTGGCAGGTCTGGAGCCACAGCATCCAGCAACTTCCGGCAAGGTTCTGGTCGCCGGCAAGCCTGTTATGGGGCCTGGGGCCGATCGCGGAATGGTGTTCCAGGATTACACCAGTTTTGACAACCGGACCGTTCTGGATAACGTAGCATTCGGTCTGGAATGCCGTGGCGTTTCCAGGTCGGAGAGGCATGCGAAAGCCCGAGACTGGATCGCTCGTGTCGGCCTGAACGTGGACACAGATGCCGGGAAATATCCACATGAACTTTCCGGCGGCATGCGACAACGCGTGGCGATTGCCCGCACGTTGATTCTGCACCCGAGGATCATCCTGATGGATGAACCGTTTGGTGCGCTTGATCCTCACAATCGGTACCAAATGCAGGATCTTCTGGTCACATTATGGCGGGAAGTGGAAGCCACTGTCTTTTTTGTGACCCATTCCATTGAAGAGGCCGTTTACCTGGGTGACCGTGTCTTCATTCTAAGCCGTTCTCCCGGTACGCTTCTGCATCAAATCGCTGTTCCCGCGCCAGATCGACCGGCGGCAGTGATGCAGCGCGAACCTGAATTTCAGGAGAAGGTTTTCCAAATCCGTGACATCCTGGAAGAACTCGAATCTCCGCGTGACAAGTCCGTCGCATCATCATCGTGA
- a CDS encoding metallophosphoesterase family protein, translated as MRALISDIHGNLEALQAVLADIRAKGVTEIFCLGDVVGYGPNPAECIDHVMDLDMCLLGNHDQAALFDPDGFNAGAERAIFWTRSVLERDTSSNAERRWDFLGELSRRYKDEAAGMMFVHGSARNPLNEYVFPDDVYNQVKMEKIFALIDQYCFQGHTHIPGVFTDSLEFFAPEEIDFQYKLGSQKVMINVGSVGQPRNNDPRSSYVTIDDGVVQFHRVSYDFETTIAKIYDIPDLDNFLGDRLREGR; from the coding sequence TTGAGAGCCCTGATTAGCGATATTCACGGAAATCTGGAGGCCCTGCAGGCGGTCCTGGCGGACATAAGAGCAAAGGGTGTGACTGAAATTTTCTGTCTTGGCGATGTCGTCGGCTACGGACCCAACCCAGCCGAATGCATCGATCACGTCATGGACCTGGATATGTGCCTTCTGGGGAACCACGACCAGGCGGCGCTGTTTGACCCGGATGGGTTTAACGCCGGAGCAGAGCGAGCCATTTTCTGGACGCGATCCGTTCTCGAGCGAGATACCAGCTCAAATGCCGAGCGCCGCTGGGATTTCCTGGGGGAACTCTCTCGTCGCTACAAAGACGAAGCAGCCGGGATGATGTTCGTGCACGGTTCAGCCCGCAATCCGCTGAACGAGTACGTTTTTCCGGACGATGTCTACAATCAGGTGAAAATGGAGAAGATTTTCGCGTTGATCGACCAGTACTGCTTTCAGGGGCACACCCATATCCCGGGTGTCTTCACAGACAGTCTTGAGTTTTTCGCCCCGGAGGAGATTGACTTTCAGTACAAGCTGGGAAGTCAGAAGGTCATGATCAACGTCGGTTCGGTCGGACAGCCCCGAAATAACGATCCGCGTTCGTCTTATGTGACCATCGATGACGGCGTCGTTCAATTCCATCGTGTGTCGTACGATTTTGAGACCACAATTGCCAAAATCTACGACATCCCCGATCTGGACAATTTCCTGGGTGACCGTCTTCGCGAAGGTCGGTGA
- a CDS encoding YbaN family protein, whose translation MSTILERQHLNASNTNLPDSNANAAICPQLNELSPSSADSLSGTGRHPLQNDVNSNRLTGIRRYLAIAGAFLCLTLALLGVVIPGLPTTPFVLLASGLFLRSSPGLHRMLRRNRIFGRVIDDWECRRAVRMHVKVLALAIVVVCLGCTLTMAPVTTGVRTAVAAMGCVGIIVIGRIPQY comes from the coding sequence TTGTCGACAATTCTGGAACGTCAACACTTGAATGCTTCGAACACCAATCTGCCGGATTCGAATGCAAATGCTGCCATTTGTCCCCAATTGAATGAACTTTCCCCATCCAGTGCTGATTCTCTGTCAGGAACCGGGAGACATCCGTTGCAAAACGACGTCAATTCAAATCGGTTGACGGGAATTCGCAGGTATCTGGCGATTGCCGGAGCCTTCCTTTGTCTGACATTGGCACTTTTGGGCGTTGTCATTCCCGGGCTTCCAACGACGCCCTTCGTGCTGCTCGCCAGCGGCCTTTTCCTGCGAAGTTCTCCGGGCCTTCATCGAATGCTGCGCCGTAATCGGATCTTCGGCCGGGTGATTGATGACTGGGAATGTCGCCGAGCTGTCAGGATGCATGTCAAAGTCCTTGCGCTCGCGATCGTGGTGGTGTGTCTGGGATGCACCCTGACCATGGCTCCGGTGACCACGGGTGTCCGAACGGCGGTAGCTGCGATGGGCTGTGTCGGAATCATCGTCATTGGCCGTATCCCACAGTACTGA
- a CDS encoding Uma2 family endonuclease: MLDRVPSEPEDDSPLKRFMTADEFAARRMDFPEGGRWVELHEGFPVLLQAPDDAHGNVVLNISREFAVWFQAQGAASPDYAGYDLGLHVSTDPDTIYFPAISCFNKGPRFEQNDLLIASQRPHLVVDIASSNDRRRDMRLRTLAYLKMGVETIWIPDPFKREVQVVRKNQTTVSLGDWQILEGGQALPGFSLAVKTIFAQPSWWTGTKR, encoded by the coding sequence ATGCTGGACAGAGTCCCTTCGGAACCAGAAGACGATTCGCCCCTGAAACGTTTTATGACGGCTGATGAATTTGCCGCCCGCAGAATGGATTTTCCGGAAGGTGGTCGATGGGTTGAATTGCACGAGGGCTTTCCGGTACTTCTGCAGGCCCCGGACGATGCGCATGGGAATGTCGTTTTGAATATCTCCCGCGAATTCGCAGTCTGGTTTCAGGCTCAGGGGGCCGCTTCGCCCGACTACGCTGGGTACGATCTTGGGTTGCACGTTTCGACAGACCCCGACACGATCTATTTCCCTGCCATCAGTTGTTTCAACAAGGGCCCACGTTTCGAACAGAACGATTTGCTGATTGCCTCGCAAAGGCCGCATCTGGTGGTTGATATCGCGTCGTCAAATGACCGGCGTCGCGACATGCGATTGCGAACCCTGGCCTATCTGAAAATGGGAGTCGAAACTATCTGGATACCAGATCCGTTCAAACGTGAGGTTCAGGTTGTCAGAAAGAACCAGACCACGGTTTCACTTGGTGACTGGCAGATTCTGGAGGGAGGTCAGGCGCTTCCAGGTTTCAGTCTTGCGGTCAAAACCATCTTTGCCCAGCCATCCTGGTGGACGGGAACAAAACGATAG
- a CDS encoding MFS transporter, with product MSTPATSHKSTLFIVFLTVFIDLLGFGIVMPLLPRYGACFNASKAQLGLLMASFSAMQFLFAPMWGALSDRVGRRPILMLGLLGSTFSYALFGYASSLGREGHFLGLGALALLFTARIGAGIAGATISTAQAVIADCTGVENRGRGMAMIGAAFGLGFTFGPLIGAACTSDRLTVALNDQQYAQVQQWDEVTDLITADQLLEELGGSGKVPSADEQAIRRQLNAPMPRVEVKLHLLEPPTPWPGYVASILSGCALLIAAWRLKETRRPPETLTEADAEKPVSAHGRRSWLNLRLLSTYLAQASLSAILLSVFITTFGFAQFESTLSLLTREFAFGQQSNFLLYAYVGVILSLGQGLLVRRFLPRIGEYRMALIGVTLMTTGFLLIGLTGDKVLPAVSLWYILPVVVIGFSAVTPSLQSLLSQAAPSDQQGSVLGTSQSLSALARILGPYTGIQLLGVSTSLPYYLGAGLIMAGGVMITRIRRAK from the coding sequence GTGAGCACCCCTGCGACCAGCCACAAGTCGACACTGTTCATCGTTTTTCTGACTGTCTTCATCGATCTGCTTGGATTCGGCATCGTCATGCCGTTGTTGCCGCGCTACGGTGCGTGCTTTAATGCCAGCAAAGCACAGCTCGGTCTGCTCATGGCATCTTTTTCTGCGATGCAGTTTCTGTTTGCTCCCATGTGGGGAGCCCTTTCGGATCGCGTTGGGCGGCGACCGATTCTGATGCTGGGGCTCCTTGGTTCCACATTCTCCTATGCCCTGTTTGGCTATGCATCGTCGCTTGGACGGGAAGGCCATTTTCTTGGACTCGGTGCTCTGGCACTGCTGTTCACCGCCCGCATTGGAGCAGGAATCGCGGGTGCGACCATCTCCACAGCACAGGCTGTCATTGCGGATTGCACGGGTGTTGAAAACCGTGGCCGTGGGATGGCGATGATCGGGGCTGCGTTCGGGCTTGGATTCACATTTGGCCCACTCATCGGAGCAGCCTGTACCTCAGATCGACTCACCGTAGCCCTCAACGACCAGCAGTATGCTCAGGTACAGCAATGGGATGAGGTTACGGATCTGATTACCGCCGATCAGTTGCTGGAAGAGCTTGGCGGAAGCGGGAAAGTGCCGTCAGCGGATGAACAGGCCATTCGACGCCAACTCAATGCGCCGATGCCCCGAGTGGAAGTCAAGCTTCACCTGCTGGAACCGCCTACACCGTGGCCTGGATACGTTGCCTCTATTCTTTCCGGGTGCGCGCTTCTGATAGCCGCATGGCGTCTGAAAGAGACAAGAAGGCCCCCGGAAACATTGACTGAGGCAGATGCTGAAAAACCAGTATCTGCGCATGGACGGAGGTCGTGGCTTAACTTGCGTCTCCTGAGCACCTATCTCGCGCAGGCAAGCCTGTCGGCCATCCTGCTTTCCGTGTTCATCACGACCTTTGGTTTTGCACAGTTCGAAAGCACGTTGTCACTTCTGACGCGTGAGTTCGCATTTGGGCAGCAGAGCAACTTCCTGTTATATGCTTATGTGGGAGTCATTCTTTCTCTGGGGCAGGGCCTGCTTGTGCGTCGCTTTCTGCCGCGTATCGGTGAGTATCGAATGGCCCTGATTGGCGTCACGCTGATGACTACGGGATTTCTGCTGATCGGCTTGACGGGAGACAAAGTGCTGCCGGCCGTATCACTCTGGTACATCTTACCTGTGGTGGTCATCGGCTTCTCTGCCGTCACACCGTCCCTTCAGTCGCTGCTGTCCCAGGCAGCACCGAGCGACCAGCAGGGATCCGTTCTTGGTACCAGCCAGAGCCTCTCTGCACTCGCGCGAATTCTGGGTCCATACACGGGCATTCAATTGCTCGGCGTATCGACTTCGCTTCCGTATTATCTTGGCGCGGGACTGATCATGGCCGGCGGTGTAATGATCACGCGGATCCGCCGAGCAAAGTGA